A window from Setaria italica strain Yugu1 chromosome VIII, Setaria_italica_v2.0, whole genome shotgun sequence encodes these proteins:
- the LOC111258344 gene encoding putative disease resistance protein RGA3 encodes MLAELNEQGKCYSLGHMVAPSVPLFVDPSCLVGLDGQIEKVANMVMDVGDKPQLKIVFIVRMVGSEKTTPANEAFIFVGWKPDLKKTLVDMFLKLANRHYVDDDIHHLIASIREIVEKERCLIVVDDLWSREHWEIMKASSTPRLTNLGCLVRVLDLEGCDGPVCLDGLNNLPLLRYLSLRGTDVSELPAAIWELRCLETLDIRSTKVKELPHSIGALLRLRYLNIRDTDVSELPATIGELRYLETLDMRSTMVKELPPSIL; translated from the exons ATGCTCGCTGAGCTGAACGAGCAGGGGAAGTGCTACAGCTTAGGCCATATGGTTGCCCCCTCTGTGCCGCTATTTGTCGACCCCAGTTGCCTCGTCGGCCTTGATGGGCAAATCGAGAAGGTGGCCAACATGGTCATGGACGTTGGCGACAAGCCTCAACTAAAGATCGTCTTCATTGTCAGGATGGTTGGCTCCGAGAAGACGACGCCTGCCAATGAG GCATTCATCTTTGTTGGATGGAAACCGGACCTCAAGAAGACCCTCGTGGATATGTTCTTGAAACTCGCCAACAGACACTACGTCGATGACGACATTCACCACCTCATCGCAAGTATTAGAGAAATAGTGGAAAAGGAAAG GTGCCTTATTGTGGTTGATGATTTATGGAGTAGGGAACACTGGGAAATCATGAAG GCCAGCTCCACACCTCGCTTGACAAATCTTGGCTGCTTGGTGCGTGTGCTTGACCTCGAAGGCTGTGATGGTCCAGTATGCCTTGATGGCCTCAACAATCTACCTCTTTTGAGGTATCTTAGCCTCAGAGGCACTGATGTCAGTGAACTACCAGCAGCAATTTGGGAGCTAAGGTGCCTGGAGACACTGGATATTAGATCCACAAAGGTGAAAGAGCTGCCTCACAGCATTGGGGCGCTACTGCGTCTGAGGTACTTGAACATTCGAGATACTGATGTCAGTGAGCTTCCCGCGACAATAGGGGAGCTAAGGTACCTGGAGACCCTGGATATGAGATCCACAATGGTGAAAGAGCTGCCTCCCAGCATTCTTTGA